A single window of Nocardioides kongjuensis DNA harbors:
- the mftD gene encoding pre-mycofactocin synthase MftD (MftD, an enzyme found in the mycofactocin biosynthesis locus, performs an oxidative deamination of 3-amino-5-[(p-hydroxyphenyl)methyl]-4,4-dimethyl-2-pyrrolidinone (AHDP). The resulting compound, now called pre-mycofactocin (PMFT), is a biologically active redox cofactor that can oxidize the non-exchangeable NADH of TIGR03971 family SDR-type oxidoreductases.) — protein MSKKFENPWKQNPWFESVAVAQERARKRLPQPVYGALVAGSERGQSVADNQAAFAELGMAPHVVGQLPERSQATTVFGQQIGLPVLISPTGVQAVHPDGEVAVARAAAARGTIMGLSNFASKSVEEVTGTGANTFFQMYWTGDRDTMVQRMQRAQAAGVRGLIATLDWSFSMGRDWGSPEIPEKVDLKAMVRLAPKVATKPRWLWQFGQQFRQTGKLPDLTAPNLAAPGETTGPTFFGAYYEWMTTPPPTWDDVAWMRETWAQVSGTPFVLKGVCRVDDALRAVDAGVAGISVSNHGGNNLDGTPAAIRMVRPIAEAVGEQIDVVMDGGVRRGSDVVKALALGAKAVMIGRAYLWGLAANGQAGVENVLDVLSGGIDSALRGLALGSTGELRPEHLLIPDGFERALGVPEPARTVRAGR, from the coding sequence ATGAGCAAGAAGTTCGAGAACCCCTGGAAGCAGAACCCCTGGTTCGAGTCGGTCGCGGTCGCGCAGGAGCGGGCCCGCAAGCGTCTCCCGCAGCCGGTGTACGGCGCCCTGGTGGCCGGCTCCGAGCGCGGCCAGTCCGTGGCCGACAACCAGGCCGCGTTCGCCGAGCTCGGCATGGCGCCGCACGTCGTGGGCCAGCTGCCCGAGCGGTCCCAGGCGACCACCGTCTTCGGCCAGCAGATCGGGCTGCCGGTGCTCATCTCCCCGACCGGCGTACAAGCGGTCCACCCCGACGGCGAGGTCGCCGTCGCCCGCGCGGCCGCCGCGCGGGGCACGATCATGGGCCTGTCGAACTTCGCCTCCAAGTCCGTCGAGGAGGTCACGGGCACCGGCGCGAACACGTTCTTCCAGATGTACTGGACCGGCGATCGCGACACGATGGTGCAGCGCATGCAGCGCGCGCAGGCCGCGGGCGTGCGGGGCCTGATCGCCACCCTGGACTGGTCGTTCTCGATGGGCCGTGACTGGGGCAGCCCGGAGATCCCGGAGAAGGTGGACCTCAAGGCGATGGTCCGGCTCGCTCCGAAGGTCGCGACCAAGCCGCGTTGGCTGTGGCAGTTCGGCCAGCAGTTCCGCCAGACCGGGAAGCTTCCCGACCTGACCGCGCCCAACCTCGCCGCACCCGGGGAGACGACGGGGCCGACGTTCTTCGGTGCCTACTACGAGTGGATGACCACGCCGCCGCCCACCTGGGACGACGTCGCGTGGATGCGTGAGACCTGGGCGCAGGTCTCCGGGACGCCGTTCGTGCTCAAGGGCGTGTGCCGTGTCGACGACGCCCTGCGGGCCGTGGACGCCGGGGTCGCCGGGATCTCGGTGTCCAACCACGGCGGCAACAACCTCGACGGCACCCCGGCCGCGATCCGGATGGTCCGCCCGATCGCTGAGGCGGTCGGCGAGCAGATCGATGTCGTGATGGACGGCGGCGTGCGCCGCGGCTCCGACGTCGTCAAGGCCCTCGCGCTCGGTGCGAAGGCGGTCATGATCGGCCGGGCCTACCTGTGGGGGCTGGCGGCGAACGGCCAGGCGGGCGTGGAGAACGTCCTCGACGTCCTCTCCGGCGGCATCGACTCCGCGTTGCGTGGGCTGGCGCTCGGCTCCACCGGCGAGCTGCGGCCCGAGCACCTGCTGATCCCCGACGGGTTCGAGCGCGCCCTCGGCGTGCCCGAGCCTGCCAGGACCGTCCGGGCGGGGCGTTGA
- the mftC gene encoding mycofactocin radical SAM maturase (MftC is a radical SAM/SPASM enzyme that catalyzes the first two steps in biosynthesis of the electron carrier mycofactocin from the terminal Val-Tyr dipeptide of the precursor peptide MftA.), protein MTIAPERPQNASLVQQFEYGLDAPICLTWELTYACNLECAHCLSSSGRRDPRELSTEQCKAVIDELQRMQVFYVNIGGGEPTIRPDFWELLEYAVNHQVGVKFSTNGVRITPERAAFLASPACNGYVDVQVSLDGATAEVNDYVRGPGSYDTALRALANLKDAGFEDAKISVVCTRENIGQLDEFKALADRFGATLRLTRLRPSGRGADVWDELHPLPEQQRELYDWLMAHTADGEEVLTGDSFFHLAAFGPADGSGALPGLNLCGAGRVVCLIDPVGDVYACPFAIHDNFLAGNLLADGGFQRVWQDSALFNELRSPQTGGACSSCAFFDSCRGGCMAAKFFTGLPLDGPDPECVQGYGEHALAGERTVPAPSQDHSKAAPTRNQPVMLKLLTARPSGPPVSACAESPLAGFDPTHEGCC, encoded by the coding sequence ATGACCATCGCACCCGAACGACCGCAGAACGCGAGCCTGGTCCAGCAGTTCGAGTACGGCCTGGACGCCCCGATCTGCCTGACCTGGGAGCTGACCTACGCGTGCAACCTGGAGTGCGCCCACTGCCTGTCGAGCAGCGGGCGGCGTGACCCGCGGGAGCTGTCGACCGAGCAGTGCAAGGCGGTGATCGACGAGCTGCAGCGGATGCAGGTGTTCTACGTGAACATCGGCGGCGGTGAGCCGACGATCCGCCCGGACTTCTGGGAGCTGCTGGAGTACGCCGTCAACCACCAGGTCGGCGTGAAGTTCTCCACCAACGGGGTGCGGATCACCCCCGAGCGTGCGGCGTTCCTGGCCTCACCCGCCTGCAACGGGTACGTCGACGTGCAGGTCTCGCTGGACGGTGCGACCGCCGAGGTCAACGACTACGTGCGTGGTCCGGGCTCCTACGACACCGCCCTGCGCGCGCTGGCGAACCTCAAGGACGCCGGCTTCGAGGACGCGAAGATCTCGGTGGTCTGCACGCGGGAGAACATCGGCCAGCTCGACGAGTTCAAGGCGCTGGCCGACCGCTTCGGCGCGACCCTGCGGCTGACGCGGCTGCGCCCGTCGGGCCGGGGCGCGGACGTGTGGGACGAGCTCCACCCGCTGCCCGAGCAGCAGCGCGAGCTCTACGACTGGCTCATGGCGCACACCGCCGACGGGGAGGAGGTGCTGACCGGTGACTCGTTCTTCCACCTCGCCGCGTTCGGCCCGGCCGATGGGAGTGGGGCCCTGCCGGGCCTGAACCTGTGCGGTGCGGGGCGGGTGGTGTGCCTGATCGACCCGGTCGGTGACGTCTACGCCTGCCCGTTCGCGATCCACGACAACTTCCTGGCCGGCAACCTGCTGGCCGACGGCGGCTTCCAGCGGGTCTGGCAGGACTCCGCGCTGTTCAACGAGCTCCGCTCGCCGCAGACCGGTGGCGCCTGCTCGTCGTGTGCGTTCTTCGACTCCTGCCGGGGTGGTTGCATGGCGGCGAAGTTCTTCACCGGCCTCCCGCTGGATGGCCCCGACCCCGAGTGCGTGCAGGGGTACGGCGAGCACGCCCTGGCCGGGGAGCGGACCGTCCCGGCGCCGAGCCAGGACCACTCCAAGGCCGCCCCGACCCGCAACCAGCCGGTCATGCTCAAGCTCCTCACCGCTCGACCGTCGGGACCGCCCGTGTCGGCGTGCGCGGAGAGCCCGCTGGCCGGTTTCGATCCCACGCACGAAGGCTGCTGCTGA
- the mftB gene encoding mycofactocin biosynthesis chaperone MftB (MftB, a small protein, is a peptide chaperone that assists the radical SAM enzyme MftC in performing two modifications to the C-terminal Val-Tyr dipeptide of the mycofactocin precursor peptide, MftA. MftB's role is analogous to the role of PqqD in the biosynthesis of PQQ, a cofactor that derives entirely from a Tyr and a Glu in the precursor PqqA.) — MDALLGEPWMLSPSVALRPEPFGALAYHFGNRKLTFLKRPELVAVVRALGEAPDVRTALEAAGVPASQHPAFAAALRGLAATDMIRPRPSGAMAEEKSA; from the coding sequence ATGGACGCCTTGCTGGGAGAGCCGTGGATGCTCTCGCCGTCGGTGGCGTTGCGGCCCGAGCCGTTCGGGGCATTGGCCTACCACTTCGGCAACCGGAAGCTGACCTTCCTCAAGCGACCCGAGCTGGTCGCCGTCGTCCGGGCCTTGGGGGAGGCGCCGGACGTGCGGACCGCGCTCGAGGCCGCGGGTGTCCCGGCCTCCCAGCACCCTGCCTTCGCGGCGGCCCTGCGCGGCCTGGCCGCGACCGACATGATCCGCCCGCGCCCGTCCGGCGCGATGGCCGAGGAGAAGAGCGCATGA
- the mftA gene encoding mycofactocin precursor MftA (Mycofactocin is a small molecule electron carrier derived from the final two amino acids, Val-Tyr, of MftA, the mycofactocin precursor. It plays a role in redox homeostasis and the metabolism of alcohols and aldehydes in Actinobacteria, including Mycobacterium tuberculosis.), producing MNPEIEQDLSIDLAAEDLIEEVSIDGMCGVY from the coding sequence ATGAACCCCGAGATCGAGCAGGACCTGTCCATCGACCTGGCGGCCGAGGACCTCATCGAGGAGGTCTCGATCGACGGCATGTGCGGCGTCTACTGA
- the mftR gene encoding mycofactocin system transcriptional regulator (MftR, the mycofactocin system transcriptional regulator, is an uncharacterized TetR family DNA-binding transcription factor. Its role is inferred by context. It occurs as part of the biosynthesis locus for mycofactocin, a partially characterized electron carrier derived from the terminal Val-Tyr dipeptide of the precursor peptide MftA, through a radical SAM enzyme-mediated process.) — MTGGRSEGGRSSARGRPEATSHAAIEQAAFTLFAERGFARTTLDAIAEAVGVSRRTLFRYYQSKNDIPWGQFDRTLDHFRDLLSEQADDLPVHEAVHRAVVEFNRFPADAHPPHRERMRLILATPELEAHSVLRYAEWRQVIAEDVARRTGAQPGDLVPQVAGHVSLAISLSAYAAWLAEPDAETAPLLDIIDEAMAGLRRYLGVA, encoded by the coding sequence ATGACCGGAGGCCGCAGCGAGGGCGGGCGCAGCAGCGCGCGCGGGCGCCCCGAGGCCACCTCCCACGCCGCGATCGAGCAGGCGGCCTTCACCCTCTTCGCCGAGCGCGGCTTCGCCCGGACCACGCTCGACGCGATCGCCGAGGCGGTCGGCGTCAGCCGGCGCACCCTGTTCCGCTACTACCAGTCGAAGAACGACATCCCGTGGGGCCAGTTCGACCGGACGCTCGACCACTTCCGCGACCTGCTCTCGGAGCAGGCAGACGACCTCCCGGTCCACGAAGCCGTCCACCGCGCAGTCGTCGAGTTCAACCGCTTCCCGGCCGACGCCCACCCCCCGCACCGCGAGCGGATGCGGTTGATCCTGGCGACGCCCGAGCTCGAGGCGCACTCGGTGCTCCGCTACGCCGAGTGGCGTCAGGTCATCGCCGAGGACGTCGCGCGTCGCACCGGCGCACAGCCGGGGGACCTCGTCCCCCAGGTGGCCGGCCACGTGTCCCTCGCCATCTCGCTCTCCGCCTACGCGGCGTGGCTGGCCGAGCCCGACGCCGAGACCGCCCCCCTGCTCGACATCATCGACGAGGCCATGGCCGGTCTCCGGCGGTATCTCGGCGTCGCCTAG
- a CDS encoding adenylate kinase gives MRLLLMGPPGAGKGTQAAAIAERFGVPAISTGDIFRANVARQSELGRTAQRYMDAGEYVPDEVTNAMVAQRLSDTDCAGGFLLDGYPRTLQQVDELDAILERDGVALSAVVLLEADPEELVRRLLRRALDQGRADDTDEVIRRRLEVYASETAPLAAQYAERGLLATVDGLGPVTEVAERILAALVAKSSA, from the coding sequence ATGCGTCTTCTCCTCATGGGCCCGCCCGGTGCCGGCAAGGGCACCCAGGCCGCAGCGATCGCCGAGCGGTTCGGCGTACCGGCGATCTCGACCGGCGACATCTTCCGCGCGAACGTCGCGCGGCAGTCCGAACTGGGCCGGACCGCCCAGCGGTACATGGATGCCGGCGAGTACGTCCCCGACGAGGTCACCAACGCGATGGTGGCCCAGCGGCTGTCGGACACCGACTGTGCCGGCGGCTTCCTCCTCGACGGCTACCCGCGCACGCTGCAGCAGGTCGACGAGCTCGACGCGATCCTGGAGCGCGACGGCGTGGCACTCAGCGCGGTCGTGCTCCTCGAGGCCGACCCGGAGGAGCTGGTCCGCCGCCTCCTGCGCCGCGCTCTCGACCAGGGCCGGGCCGACGACACCGACGAGGTCATCCGCCGCCGGCTGGAGGTCTACGCCTCCGAGACCGCACCACTCGCGGCGCAGTACGCCGAGCGCGGGCTGCTGGCGACGGTCGACGGTCTCGGTCCGGTGACAGAGGTGGCCGAGCGCATCCTGGCGGCGCTGGTGGCGAAGTCCTCGGCCTAG
- a CDS encoding GPR1/FUN34/YaaH family transporter has translation MSTETPVPDGNPGLIGVPTFLVGSVALGLVLVGFVPASAGSASIPIIATATAFGQAVAAVWATRLNQNAVAAIFGIFTGFWSSYAALVLGLTHDWFGILPADAVRTQELFLGSWLAVIVLLTLATLRLPRAFTILFALIDLALLLVLLGTAQASPDLTRLGGYTVFAFVSVGAYLFLDAMSQATGGRALPLGAPIRA, from the coding sequence GTGTCCACTGAAACCCCCGTCCCCGACGGCAACCCCGGCCTGATCGGAGTCCCGACCTTCCTCGTCGGCTCCGTCGCCCTCGGCCTGGTCCTGGTCGGCTTCGTGCCGGCCAGCGCCGGCTCGGCGTCGATCCCGATCATCGCCACCGCCACCGCGTTCGGCCAGGCGGTCGCGGCGGTCTGGGCCACCCGCCTCAACCAGAACGCCGTGGCGGCCATCTTCGGCATCTTCACCGGCTTCTGGTCCAGCTACGCGGCCCTCGTCCTCGGCCTCACCCACGACTGGTTCGGGATCCTTCCCGCTGACGCGGTGCGGACCCAGGAGCTGTTCCTCGGCTCCTGGCTCGCCGTCATCGTGCTCCTGACGCTGGCCACCTTGCGCCTCCCGCGGGCGTTCACGATCCTGTTCGCCCTGATCGACCTCGCCCTGCTGCTGGTCCTGCTCGGCACGGCCCAGGCAAGCCCCGACCTGACCCGGCTCGGCGGCTACACCGTGTTCGCGTTCGTCAGCGTCGGGGCCTACCTGTTCCTCGACGCCATGTCGCAGGCCACCGGCGGCCGAGCCCTTCCCCTCGGTGCGCCGATCCGCGCCTGA
- the mdo gene encoding NDMA-dependent methanol dehydrogenase (This methanol dehydrogenase is considered a nicotinoprotein, since its NADP cofactor remains is not dissociable, but instead remains permanently bound. A member of this family has been shown to act as a formaldehyde dismutase, able to convert two molecules of formaldehyde (plus one water molecule) into one of methanol and one of formate, with no net change in its redox state. More recently, it was shown in Mycobacterium smegmatis that this enzyme is critical to ethanol utilization, for which the biosynthesis of the cofactor-like electron carrier mycofactocin is also required.), translated as MQVDELLKPFPIKEFHPFPRALMGPGAHELIGPEAIKLGFTRPLVMTSGLRGTNVVQKIVDSLKYHGLEAVVYDKVESNPKDYNVMDAVALYQQNKCDSFISIGGGSSHDACKGARISVAHDGRNVNDFEGFNKSENPNNPPHIAVSTTAGTGSETSWAYVITDTTTDPDNPHKYVAFDDASVATLAIDDPVLYFDCPVDYTAQCGFDVLAHASEPYVSRLNFEPSLGNAIRAIKLTAENLREAVWNGQDLKGREGMMYAQYIAAQAFNSGGLGIIHSISHAVSAFYDTHHGLNNAIALPRVWAFNMPAQYGRFADIAEAMGVDTHGMTKPQAADAALAAAIRLLRDVGIPENFVSVTQDTYSKNRLGQGPTKYYENAKVITGDDADVDRITHHVLGDACTPGNAKECTFETVRPVVEHCMTGELDDLLS; from the coding sequence ATGCAGGTTGACGAACTGCTCAAGCCGTTCCCGATCAAGGAGTTCCACCCGTTCCCGCGGGCGCTCATGGGTCCGGGTGCACACGAGCTCATCGGCCCCGAGGCCATCAAGCTCGGCTTCACCAGGCCGCTCGTCATGACGTCGGGCCTGCGCGGCACGAACGTCGTCCAGAAGATCGTGGACTCGCTCAAGTACCACGGCCTCGAGGCCGTCGTGTACGACAAGGTCGAGTCCAACCCGAAGGACTACAACGTCATGGACGCGGTGGCCCTGTACCAGCAGAACAAGTGCGACTCGTTCATCTCGATCGGTGGCGGCTCCTCGCACGACGCGTGCAAGGGCGCGCGCATCTCGGTCGCCCACGACGGCCGCAACGTCAACGACTTCGAGGGCTTCAACAAGTCGGAGAACCCGAACAACCCGCCTCACATCGCCGTCTCCACGACGGCCGGCACCGGTTCGGAGACGTCGTGGGCCTACGTCATCACCGACACCACGACGGACCCCGACAACCCGCACAAGTACGTCGCCTTCGACGACGCATCGGTGGCCACCCTCGCCATCGACGACCCCGTCCTCTACTTCGACTGCCCGGTCGACTACACCGCCCAGTGCGGCTTCGACGTGCTGGCGCACGCATCCGAGCCCTACGTGTCGCGGCTCAACTTCGAGCCGTCGCTCGGCAACGCGATCCGCGCCATCAAGCTGACCGCGGAGAACCTGCGCGAGGCGGTCTGGAACGGCCAGGACCTGAAGGGCCGCGAGGGCATGATGTACGCGCAGTACATCGCCGCCCAGGCGTTCAACTCCGGCGGCCTCGGCATCATCCACTCGATCTCGCACGCGGTCTCGGCGTTCTACGACACGCACCACGGGCTCAACAACGCGATCGCGCTCCCCCGTGTCTGGGCGTTCAACATGCCGGCCCAGTACGGCCGGTTCGCCGACATCGCCGAGGCCATGGGCGTCGACACGCACGGGATGACCAAGCCGCAGGCGGCCGACGCCGCACTCGCGGCCGCGATCCGGCTGCTGCGCGACGTGGGCATCCCGGAGAACTTCGTCTCGGTCACCCAGGACACCTACTCCAAGAACCGACTGGGCCAGGGGCCGACGAAGTACTACGAGAACGCCAAGGTGATCACGGGCGACGACGCCGACGTCGACCGCATCACCCACCACGTGCTCGGCGACGCCTGCACCCCGGGCAACGCCAAGGAGTGCACGTTCGAGACCGTGCGCCCCGTCGTGGAGCACTGCATGACCGGCGAGCTCGACGACCTCCTGTCCTGA
- a CDS encoding AAA family ATPase translates to MSARSLDAVRDDAGFADVADVIVQFADHGYLADERLATTVFLQAHLEKPILLEGPAGVGKTQLAKSLAEVTGRRLLRLQCYEGQDETTALYEWDYGKQLLYTQLMREKVGALVADAPDLAGAVDTLAGEESVFFSERFLAARPLLEAIRSEEPVVLLVDEVDRADEALEAVLLELLAEYQVSVPELGTFRARHTPYVILTSNNTRDLSAALKRRCLHLFLDYPDAERELDIIRSKRTGLPDELARQLVGIVRGLRELDLRKAPSISETVDWARTLAVLGAEELTAETLSATANVVVKYERDLRRALEALPRMVDPNAVVPDHLHDHGHGHGHGHGHGHDHGHDHGTATPDEPDGAEVRRAKDLPGRHDEAYYGTGTMGPTRAVPAGQGARSFGSRRRPF, encoded by the coding sequence ATGTCCGCCCGATCCCTCGACGCCGTGCGCGATGACGCCGGCTTCGCCGACGTCGCCGACGTCATCGTCCAGTTCGCCGATCACGGCTACCTCGCCGACGAGCGCCTGGCGACCACCGTCTTCCTCCAGGCACACCTGGAGAAGCCGATCCTGCTCGAGGGCCCGGCGGGCGTGGGCAAGACCCAGCTGGCGAAGTCGCTGGCCGAGGTGACGGGACGACGACTGCTGCGCCTGCAGTGCTACGAGGGCCAGGACGAGACGACCGCCCTGTACGAGTGGGACTACGGCAAGCAGCTCCTCTACACCCAGCTCATGCGGGAGAAGGTCGGTGCCCTGGTCGCCGACGCCCCCGACCTCGCCGGCGCGGTGGACACCCTGGCGGGCGAGGAGAGCGTCTTCTTCTCCGAGCGCTTCCTCGCCGCCCGTCCGCTGCTCGAGGCGATCCGCTCCGAGGAGCCGGTGGTCCTGCTCGTCGACGAGGTCGACCGTGCCGACGAGGCGCTCGAGGCCGTCCTGCTCGAGCTGCTCGCCGAGTACCAGGTGTCGGTGCCGGAGCTGGGCACCTTCCGCGCCCGCCACACGCCGTACGTGATCCTCACGTCCAACAACACCCGCGACCTGTCGGCGGCGCTCAAGCGACGCTGCCTCCATCTCTTCCTCGACTACCCCGACGCGGAGCGGGAGCTCGACATCATCCGGTCCAAGAGGACCGGACTCCCCGACGAGCTGGCCCGCCAGCTGGTCGGCATCGTGCGCGGCCTGCGCGAGCTCGACCTGCGCAAGGCACCGAGCATCTCCGAGACGGTCGACTGGGCGCGCACCCTCGCGGTCCTCGGCGCCGAGGAGCTCACCGCCGAGACGTTGTCGGCGACGGCCAACGTCGTCGTGAAGTACGAGCGCGACCTGCGCCGGGCACTCGAGGCGTTGCCACGGATGGTCGACCCGAACGCCGTGGTCCCCGACCACCTGCACGACCACGGACACGGACACGGGCACGGACATGGACATGGGCACGACCACGGGCACGACCACGGGACGGCCACCCCGGACGAGCCCGACGGAGCCGAGGTACGCCGCGCGAAGGACCTCCCGGGACGCCACGACGAGGCGTACTACGGGACCGGCACCATGGGGCCGACCCGCGCCGTCCCTGCCGGCCAGGGCGCCCGCTCGTTCGGCTCGCGCCGCCGGCCCTTCTGA
- a CDS encoding VWA domain-containing protein has translation MDGALHRFVRLLRLHGIRIGISEVVDASRAAAAPGVLEDRELLRSALCVTLVKDQRDEAAFDRVFDRFFRLRAVLDTSEEHGHSHAHDDLEDDGELDEFVLSEEPGRTPNQGHSHGKPQDIRDFFDPEDLAQQYNLHQEANKLDLAAMTDEIVLSNDGAASAANAARVQLDTSRLHNPGRPGRIADRTGTRLDSELTVAEEMALLAWLDEGDDDAVEGSTVGADELRALRSALSGLLDGLPQALQRHLEEMLATEAAIESREARAREIDRIGESERAALEESLRRLVRSLHGAPRSRRREAARGSIDGSRTMRRNLRSDGVPFRPVTVAKVTDRPRLLVLADVSLSVRAAARFTLQLVHGLQGMASHVRTFAFVSDLVEVTDLFAEHPMEDALSLTLSGLPAGGVLDVDTDSDYGSAFQQFLDDFGGGVNRRTTVVVLGDGRGNGNDPALGVFEEITRRARETIWITPEPRYSWTLGSCDLPAYAAHCDRVHVVRDLSGLDLVTSHLSEVR, from the coding sequence ATGGACGGCGCCCTCCACCGCTTCGTGCGGCTGCTGCGGCTGCACGGCATCCGGATCGGGATCTCCGAGGTGGTCGACGCGTCGCGCGCGGCGGCTGCCCCGGGCGTCCTCGAGGACCGCGAGCTGCTCCGCAGCGCGCTGTGCGTGACGTTGGTCAAGGACCAGCGGGACGAGGCCGCGTTCGACCGGGTCTTCGACCGCTTCTTCCGGCTGCGTGCTGTGCTCGACACCTCCGAGGAGCACGGACACTCCCACGCCCACGACGACCTCGAGGACGACGGCGAGCTCGACGAGTTCGTCCTCTCCGAGGAGCCCGGCCGTACCCCCAACCAGGGGCACAGCCACGGCAAGCCCCAGGACATCCGCGACTTCTTCGACCCCGAGGACCTCGCGCAGCAGTACAACCTGCACCAGGAGGCGAACAAGCTCGACCTCGCCGCGATGACCGACGAGATCGTGCTGTCCAACGACGGCGCCGCATCCGCCGCGAACGCGGCCCGCGTCCAGCTCGACACCTCGCGGCTGCACAACCCGGGACGCCCGGGGAGGATCGCCGACCGGACGGGGACCCGACTCGACTCCGAGCTGACGGTCGCCGAGGAGATGGCGCTGCTGGCCTGGCTCGACGAGGGCGACGACGACGCGGTGGAGGGCAGCACCGTCGGCGCGGACGAGCTGAGAGCACTGCGCAGCGCGCTGTCCGGTCTCCTCGACGGTCTCCCCCAGGCGCTCCAGCGCCACCTCGAGGAGATGCTCGCCACCGAGGCCGCGATCGAGTCTCGCGAGGCACGGGCCCGGGAGATCGACCGGATCGGGGAGAGTGAGCGGGCCGCGCTCGAGGAATCGCTGCGCAGGCTGGTCCGCAGCCTGCACGGAGCGCCCCGATCGCGGCGCCGGGAGGCTGCCCGCGGCAGCATCGACGGCTCACGCACGATGCGCCGCAACCTCCGCAGCGACGGCGTGCCGTTCCGCCCGGTCACGGTCGCGAAGGTGACCGACCGGCCGCGGCTCCTCGTGCTGGCGGACGTCTCCCTCTCCGTGCGAGCCGCTGCTCGCTTCACCCTGCAGCTGGTCCACGGCCTGCAGGGCATGGCCTCCCACGTGCGGACCTTCGCCTTCGTCTCCGACCTGGTCGAGGTGACCGACCTGTTCGCCGAGCACCCGATGGAGGATGCCCTGTCGCTCACCCTGTCCGGGTTGCCCGCCGGCGGGGTCCTGGACGTGGACACCGACTCCGACTACGGGTCGGCCTTCCAGCAGTTCCTCGACGACTTCGGGGGTGGCGTCAACCGGCGGACCACCGTGGTCGTGCTGGGCGACGGGCGCGGCAACGGCAACGACCCGGCGCTCGGGGTGTTCGAGGAGATCACCCGACGGGCCCGCGAGACCATCTGGATCACTCCGGAGCCGCGGTACTCGTGGACGCTCGGCAGCTGCGACCTCCCGGCGTACGCCGCCCACTGCGACCGGGTCCACGTCGTGCGGGACCTGTCCGGACTGGACCTGGTCACCTCCCACCTCAGCGAGGTCCGATGA